A single window of Macrobrachium nipponense isolate FS-2020 chromosome 31, ASM1510439v2, whole genome shotgun sequence DNA harbors:
- the LOC135206473 gene encoding uncharacterized protein LOC135206473 isoform X2: MMLGCSLSQSDNTLFKFVKRQAKYTTILGSTPVHSLTACAQFCTTYAGCTSFNLEVAGLTNGNLRLCEATTGPNETPSMSFSMYNIVTHTSTAPPVLVYRLFAVPSKDEGCSPGRVITTIAFKPNDNTHSDIDFFICSKIEKPVKQNVDSSKEAMIATDAATSALCPDNKVLQGFKSGDKEWATLSDMKGRCHLLVNWIVDKTKCVDALPTNDLTYYPNAFAGIPEVSMWTSWLHCPDCYFGAGIRTMKNTSTGKHQLLSMQCCKIVDTP, encoded by the exons ATGATGCTGGGATGTTCGCTGTCTCAGTCAGACAACACCCTCTTCAAATTCGTCAAACGGCAAGCGAAGTACACTACTATCTTGGGAAGCACACCTGTACACTCGCTCACAGCTTGTGCTCAGTTCTGCACAACAT ATGCTGGCTGCACGTCATTCAACCTGGAGGTTGCCGGTTTAACAAATGGAAACCTACGACTGTGTGAGGCAACAACAGGCCCAAATGAAACCCCAAGCATGAGTTTCAGCATGTACAACATAGTGACCCACACGTCAACCGCACCACCAGTTCTTGTGTACCGACTCTTTGCGGTACCAAGCAAAGATGAAGGCTGCTCTCCAGGCAGGGTGATCACAACTATTGCCTTCAAACCTAATGATAACACTCATTCAGACATAGATTTCTTCATCTGCAGCAAAATAGAAAAACCTGTGAAACAAAATGTGGATAGCAGTAAGGAAGCAATGATAGCTACAGATGCAGCAACGTCAGCATTATGCCCCGATAACAAGGTCTTGCAAGGCTTCAAGTCTGGTGACAAAGAGTGGGCAACCCTCTCTGATATGAAGGGTCGATGCCACCTTCTTGTTAACTGGATCGTTGACAAAACTAAGTGTGTGGATGCCTTGCCCACCAATGATCTCACCTATTATCCCAATGCTTTTGCTGGAATCCCAGAAGTGTCAATGTGGACATCTTGGTTACACTGTCCTGACTGCTATTTTGGGGCTGGTATACGAACGATGAAAAACACTTCCACAGGAAAACATCAGCTCTTATCAATGCAATGCTGCAAGATTGTTGACACCCCTTGA
- the LOC135206473 gene encoding uncharacterized protein LOC135206473 isoform X1 — MNEVKSRGYLKRASPIPLLLLMMLGCSLSQSDNTLFKFVKRQAKYTTILGSTPVHSLTACAQFCTTYAGCTSFNLEVAGLTNGNLRLCEATTGPNETPSMSFSMYNIVTHTSTAPPVLVYRLFAVPSKDEGCSPGRVITTIAFKPNDNTHSDIDFFICSKIEKPVKQNVDSSKEAMIATDAATSALCPDNKVLQGFKSGDKEWATLSDMKGRCHLLVNWIVDKTKCVDALPTNDLTYYPNAFAGIPEVSMWTSWLHCPDCYFGAGIRTMKNTSTGKHQLLSMQCCKIVDTP; from the exons ATG AATGAAGTCAAAAGTCGGGGCTATTTGAAGAGGGCGAGCCCAATACCACTGTTACTCCTGATGATGCTGGGATGTTCGCTGTCTCAGTCAGACAACACCCTCTTCAAATTCGTCAAACGGCAAGCGAAGTACACTACTATCTTGGGAAGCACACCTGTACACTCGCTCACAGCTTGTGCTCAGTTCTGCACAACAT ATGCTGGCTGCACGTCATTCAACCTGGAGGTTGCCGGTTTAACAAATGGAAACCTACGACTGTGTGAGGCAACAACAGGCCCAAATGAAACCCCAAGCATGAGTTTCAGCATGTACAACATAGTGACCCACACGTCAACCGCACCACCAGTTCTTGTGTACCGACTCTTTGCGGTACCAAGCAAAGATGAAGGCTGCTCTCCAGGCAGGGTGATCACAACTATTGCCTTCAAACCTAATGATAACACTCATTCAGACATAGATTTCTTCATCTGCAGCAAAATAGAAAAACCTGTGAAACAAAATGTGGATAGCAGTAAGGAAGCAATGATAGCTACAGATGCAGCAACGTCAGCATTATGCCCCGATAACAAGGTCTTGCAAGGCTTCAAGTCTGGTGACAAAGAGTGGGCAACCCTCTCTGATATGAAGGGTCGATGCCACCTTCTTGTTAACTGGATCGTTGACAAAACTAAGTGTGTGGATGCCTTGCCCACCAATGATCTCACCTATTATCCCAATGCTTTTGCTGGAATCCCAGAAGTGTCAATGTGGACATCTTGGTTACACTGTCCTGACTGCTATTTTGGGGCTGGTATACGAACGATGAAAAACACTTCCACAGGAAAACATCAGCTCTTATCAATGCAATGCTGCAAGATTGTTGACACCCCTTGA